A single Larimichthys crocea isolate SSNF chromosome VIII, L_crocea_2.0, whole genome shotgun sequence DNA region contains:
- the LOC104921438 gene encoding tryptophan 5-hydroxylase 1, which translates to MYAQKSAEQGPHRGSSFDSVNSEAKPLNNEVTFSKIDGNQDNRSISTGKTTSAEKCVATIIFSLRNEVGGLVKVLKLFQEKHVNLIHIESRKSKRRDSDFEIFVDCDTDNEQLKELTQQLRKHADIIEISPSETSAHPDDDLPGVPWFPKKISDLDLCGKRVLMYGSDLDADHPGFKDNVYRKRRKYFADLAMSYKHGDPIPRIAFTAEEVRTWGMVFRELNKLYPSHACKEYLKNLPLLSKHCNYSEDNIPQLDDVSHFLKERTGFSIRPVAGYLSPRDFLAGLAFRVFHCTQYVRHSSNPLYTPEPDTCHELLGHVPLFAEPSFAEFSQEIGLASLGASDEAVQKLATCYFFTVEFGLCKQDGRLRAYGAGLLSSIGELKHALSGKACILPFDPMVTSNQKCMITTFQDAYFVSDSFEEAKNKMREFAKTIQRPFTVRYNPYTQSVDVLKDTNSINSMVKDIRHELDIVEDALNRLNA; encoded by the exons ATGTATGCCCAGAAGTCTGCTGAACAGGGGCCACACAGAGGAAGTTCTTTTGACTCCGTAAACTCTGAGGCGAAGCCGCTCAACAATGAG GTTACATTCAGTAAAATTGATGGGAACCAGGACAACAGAAGCATCTCCACTGGAAAGACCACCAGCGCTGAGAAATGTGTTGCAACTATCATATTCTCGCTGAGAAATGAAGTTGGTGGTCTTGTCAAAGTACTTAAGCTTTTCCAG GAGAAACACGTCAACCTCATTCACATTGAGTCTCGCAAGTCCAAACGAAGGGATTCAGATTTTGAGATTTTTGTTGATTGTGACACCGACAACGAACAGCTCAAAGAGCTGACTCAGCAGCTGAGGAAGCATGCTGATATCATTGAGATTTCTCCATCTGAAACCTCCGCCCATCCTGATGATG ATTTGCCTGGTGTACCCTGGTTCCCTAAGAAGATCTCTGACTTGGATTTGTGTGGGAAGAGAGTTCTGATGTACGGCTCTGACTTAGATGCAGATCATCCG GGATTTAAAGACAACGTATATcgcaaaagaagaaaatattttgcTGACTTAGCTATGAGCTACAAACA CGGTGATCCAATTCCTCGCATAGCTTTCACAGCAGAGGAGGTCCGTACGTGGGGCATGGTGTTCAGGGAGCTCAACAAACTTTACCCCAGCCATGCCTGCAAAGAGTATCTGAAGAACCTCCCACTGCTGAGCAAACACTGCAACTACAGCGAAGACAACATCCCGCAGTTAGACGACGTCTCACACTTCCTCAAAG AGCGCACAGGTTTCAGCATTCGGCCAGTAGCAGGGTACCTCTCCCCCAGAGACTTTCTAGCAGGCCTGGCCTTCAGAGTATTCCACTGCACTCAGTACGTCCGTCACAGCTCCAACCCTTTGTATACACCTGAGCC AGACACGTGCCATGAGCTTCTGGGTCACGTCCCCCTCTTTGCTGAGCCCAGCTTCGCCGAGTTCTCTCAAGAGATTGGTTTAGCATCACTGGGTGCTTCAGATGAAGCTGTACAGAAACTGGCTaca TGCTACTTCTTCACAGTGGAGTTTGGTCTGTGTAAGCAGGACGGTAGGCTAAGGGCCTATGGTGCCGGACTCCTCTCCTCTATCGGTGAACTCAAG CATGCTTTGTCTGGCAAGGCCTGCATCCTTCCGTTTGACCCGATGGTGACCTCTAATCAGAAGTGCATGATAACTACATTCCAAGACGCTTACTTTGTATCTGACAGTTTTGAGgaagccaaaaacaaaatgag GGAGTTTGCCAAGACCATTCAGCGTCCATTCACAGTGCGCTACAACCCTTACACCCAGAGTGTGGACGTCCTGAAGGACACCAACAGCATCAATAGCATGGTGAAAGACATCCGGCACGAGCTGGACATTGTAGAAGACGCCCTGAACCGACTCAACGCCTga